CATCTAGCTTCTCGGTAACTGTCCGAGGTTCGCTATTGGATAGCTTAACTTGCTCCGGCTTATAACCCGGGGAGGCGGTACGATTCAATTGGAAATGACGAGTCACCAACTCTTCAACCTCAGCCAGTGTCGTATCTCCAACAACATATAGATCAAGGCTTGTGTTCTTCAGCCATTCTTGATAAGCACTATACAACGATTCAGGTGTAACTTGTTCAAGATCGCTGCGCTCGCCAAGAGGATGCAAGCGATAGCTGTCGTTACGGAACATCTCCTCGATACAGCGTTCAGCGGCATAACGCATTTTGTCGTTGATGATAGCCTCAAGCTTCTTGCGCACATTCTCGCGTTCCGAAGCAACGTATGACGACCGGAAAGCATTCGACTCAGTGACGGGTTTCGTCACGACTTCACCAAGAAATTCAAAGCTCTGCGACAAGAGCAATTGCTCGCTCTGTACAAACGAATCATTTATTGTATCCATCCGAAACTGAACGATCTGATAACTACCACGCTTGTAGACATCAAAACCGAATCCCGCGCCATACAAGCGTTCCAACTGCTCTCTGAACTGGGTCGTCTCCGGATAGGAAGCGGTACCGCGCCGGAGCACAAACGGAGTTAGAGCTGTCGCAGTAACCGTCTCTCTGGCAAGCGGAATACCTGCATAGAGCGACACTGCAAACGTCTTGAATCTGGTAGTCGGCATCACATGAATCCGAATTTGACCCACGCTGCCCCGTTCAAAAATCATCTTGTTCAAGACCAAAACTCCTTTACAAAAGACTTAAAATGCAAATCAGCATGTTAAAAAACATGTGCAATGAAGATTCGATGTTGGTTCCACTCCCTTAATTTAAGGGCCAAGAGTGGAACAACTTCGAATTTAACAATGAAATTAGTTCCATTCTATACCATTGGAAAGGAAAGAAGCAACCGCCCATCAAGCAAGCGGCTGCTCTTCATTTAGATCTATTTACATGCAGAAAATATGCTTTCCAATCGTCTTAACCTGCGGTCTGGTCCAGATCCATTTAGAAGTTGCTGTCTCTGGATTGAAATAATAGAGGCAGCCTCCAGAAGGGTCCCAACCATTCAATGCTTGCTGAACCGCCTTCTTCGCGGTCTCGTTCGGCGTCAGCCAGATTTGTCCGTCAGCAACCGCTGTAAAGGCCCCTGGCTGGAAGATAACCCCTGAGACGGTATTCGGGAAGCTTGGCGATTTGACCCGATTCAGAATGACAGCGGCAACAGCAACCTGACCTTCAAACGGCTCTCCGCGCGACTCACCATAGACAGCATTCGCCATAATGTTCAGATCATTTTGTGAAAGTCCCATCGCATTGGATGGCGATAGCTCCTCACTTTCAGTCTTCGCTTTCTCTGGTGCCTTTGCCGGAGTCTTGGCCGTCTCCTTGCCCGTTTCTTGGTTGGATTCCATACCTGGCTTCCATTGCTTGGTTGCTTTCCATAGCATAAGCTTCGTTTTCGGACCTGCTAAACCATCCACCTTGAGTCCGAACTCAGATTGGAACCACTTTAAGGAATCCCGGGTCTTATCTCCGAATTTACTGTCGATCTTCCCGTAATAAAAACCCAAAAAAGCCAGACGGCCTTGAAGCTCGTACACATCCTGTCCAAATGCGCCATAGTTGATAACCTGTTCACTAAATACAGGCACGGCCTGCTTGGGGACCTCTTGATTTGCCTTTACATCGTTGGTCTGGATTAAATGATATATCCCAAACCCGATGCCGAATAAAAGCAGCACTAAACCGGCGGCATACCATATTTTCGCTTTTATCATTCGTTTAGCTCTACCTTTCTGTTGTGGATTAACATGGATGGTTGACTTTAGTATGACAAGCCCGACCACTTCCTATGCACTCCAAAAAAGGCAGTAACGAATGCGATTTGTAACTATGATATGAGTGTTCAAAAAGTCCGGTTTTCAGCACCGAGAAGGTTGAATGAAGCAGGGACTGAGGAGCGGAGCGTAGGCAAAACCTACGTGAGCACCTGAGATGTTTCCGTAGGAAATATGACTTCGTAAGCATCCACTTAGGCCCAGTTGAATTCAAGATTCTATGTCGAATATGCTTTCAGTGTTACTTCGGGATCAAAAGCGGACTTTTTAAACTACTTCTAAGATGAGATCTTGTTATTATTCATTTTGAATTGCTCCATCGTAAGCAGCACTTCCCGTGGTTTACTTCCTTCATAAGGACCTACGATCCCCCGCGCTTCCATCGAATCGATCAATCTTGCGGCCCGAGTATAACCGACGCGCATTCTCCGCTGCAGGAGCGATACCGAGGCCTGCTTCGCCTCCAGGACAATCTGCACCGCTTGATCATATAATTCATCGAGAACCTCTTCCGGCTGTGTCGATTCCTCATCGATTTCCGGAACCAGGCTCTCATCATATTCAGCTTGGCCTTGAGTCCTCACATAAGAGACGATCGTCTCGACTTCTTGATCGCTCATGAATGCTCCCTGAACGCGGATTGGCTTCGATGCTCCCATCGGCATGTACAGCATATCACCGCGACCGAGCAGTTTCTCAGCACCGGCCATATCCAGAATAGTACGGGAATCGACCTGTGAGGAGACCCCGAAGGCAATCCGCGATGGAATATTTGCCTTAATCACCCCGGTAATAACGTCAACCGAGGGCCGTTGTGTAGCAATAATTAGATGAATGCCCGCAGCCCGAGCCATTTGTGCGAGACGTGCAATTGCATCCTCCACATCATTCGCAGCAACCATCATCAAATCGGCAAGCTCGTCCACGATGACGACGATATATGGTAGTACCGCCTCGGGATTATCTTGCATCATTTGGTTATAACCTTCGATATTGCGGGCCCCCGATTTGGAGAACAACTCATAGCGCTTCTCCATCTCAACAACGATCTTCTTCAGCGCTAGCGAAGCGCGTCGTGGGTCGGTAACTACCGGAGTAAGCAGATGAGGAATACCGTTATATACATTAAGCTCAACCATTTTCGGGTCAACCATCATAAACTTGACTTCATCCGGCTTGGCTTTGTAAAGAATACTTGTGATGATCCCGTTAATACATACCGATTTACCTGAACCAGTAGCTCCGGCAACGAGCAAGTGCGGCATTTTGGCTAGATTGCCAACGATAGTCTGTCCCGAAATATCGCGACCAAAGGCAATCGTTAATCTAGCCTCCGAATTCATAAAGGTCGGCGTCTCCATAACTTCACGCATCGTGACAAGAGATACTTCATTATTCGGTACTTCAATACCAATCGCAGATTTACCTGGAATCGGTGCTTCCATGCGAATATCTTTGGCAGCAAGTGCAAGCGCAATATCATCGGTCAGATTGACAATCCGGCTAACCTTAACGCCGATATCAGGTTGAACTTCATAACGGGTTACGGCAGGCCCCCTTACCACCTCAAGCACACGTGCGCGTACCCCGAAGCTCTCCAACGTAGCTTCAAGTTTACGAGCTGTCTGCATATAATCCGCCTGATCGCCGGCTTTGCCCGATCCGGCAGGCTTCGAGAGCAACCGGAACGATGGCAACTTATATGGCTTCGGTGCAGGCTTTGGCGGTGCAATCGGTACATCCGTTTCGGTTTCCTGTTCTCCAGAGGAGGCTTCCGCCTCAAGACTAGAGTCAATCTCATCCAAGTTCGCTACCTCATTCTCTTCAGCAAAAGGATCAGGAACACTTCCCTCCTCTTCAGGCCAAGTCGCCCCATGATCGAAGGCTTCAAAGTCTCCCTCCATGGCTTCTTCCTCATCTTGCAGACGACTCTCCCGCTGAATATTGTCAAAGAAATCACGAATGATAGGTCCTCTATCCTCAGTAGCAAGGTCTCCATTCTGCTGGCCTTCATATTTCAATTCATTCCAGTTAATGCCTTGACTTGATTCTGATTCTAATGGTTCAGTCTGCTGATCTTCATTTATGTAATTATCATTCACAGCCTTAGTCTGGGTTGCAGCACTGCCTTTATAACCAAATAACTGAAAAAATACCGGTTTCTTCTTCGGTGGAGACTGTTGTTCCTCTTCAGCCAACATATAACCTGCATTGTCTTCCTCTATATCCTCACTTGGCGATACTGTCACCGGCTTAGCCTCCCGCCGATTCCGGTTCTTCACGGGAACAGGGCGCAGCATTCGCACTTTCTCACCCATCTGTTTGCTAAGCTCCCCTAATCTGCCACGCAGCAGACGAACGATATCCACATAGGATAAGCCAGTAATCAGCATGAAGCTGATCGCCAGCATGACGATCATGATCAGCGTAGCTCCAGCCATGCCAAATAGGGAAAAGAGCAGAGCAAATTCTATACCGCCGATATACCCCCCACTGATATTTAGATTCAGCATACTGAAGCCCATATCAACCGATGTTGGCTGGAACAATGAAGTACGCAGATCGATATGAATCTGGCTCAAAATATTGCCGAAAGTCAGCGGAACGATCGGTTCCAGCCTTTGCTGCATGGAGATTAGAGTGCTCATCAGAGCGAGCGCAAGCACAGCAAGCAGGCCCCCGCTGCGTCTAGTCGTCCAGCGGGACGGCCATTTGCGATTGATCATGACGGCTAGTCCAACATAAATACCTATTAAAGGAATCACGAAATAGAACTTGCCCAGCAAGAGAGCCGACATCTTGGATAATGTTCTTCCTACCGCGGCTTCGCCGGACAGCGCTATTATAGATAGTGTAATCAGGATGATCCCATAAATTTCATATTTTAGCAAATTGCCTATGGCAACAGCCTTCTTTTTCTTCTTCCTTTTTTGTGCCAAAACAGGAACACCTCCCAGATGAATATTATACCATATCCACCCGATAAAACCGCTACCCCTTTCTTTGAGGTGGTTCAAAAAGGCTACTTTTTGATAAGAAAACCGACCGAAGTAATTCAAGGATGAGCGACCGCGATCCAAAGGTAAGTTTTCTTGCAATATAGAATTTCATCAGCTTCCGCTGATAACGTATAAATTCTATATCTAACACAAGTACTTAGTTAAACAAGGCTGGTAAATAGACGATTTGCTGTCCGGGAGCGAGCCGCGGATTCAAATAATCTTCAAGATTACAGCGCAGCAATCTGACGATCGTTGCTCGATTCCCCTGTTCCATCCGGACCTGCATTAGAACGCCCCCCATCTCAAGCTCCGTATACATCTCCTGAACCTCAGGCTGCGCCCAATACTCCTCTTCAGGCATAATGGTATAATGCGTCATTGCTTCGGTCCTCCTTGAGCAGTCTTTCTTCGCGAATCGATCAGACTGTTTAATTGAAGCAAACCTTCGCCGATCCCCCCAACTCCGTCAATCAGGCCATACTTGACCGCATCATTTCCTCCAACCGATGTCCCGATGTCCCGATTAAGCTCGCCCGTCTTGAACATCAGCTCCTTGAACGTGTGATCAGTAATATTAGAATGCGACGTTACGAAGCGGACGACTCGCTCCTGCATTTTCTCGATGTACTCGAACGTCTGAGGAACACCGATTACGAGTCCGGTCATACGGATCGGATGAATAGTCATCGTCGCACTCTCAGCGATCAGTGAATAATTAGAAGCAACAGCAATAGGTACACCAATACTATGCCCGCCTCCAATAACGACGGTGACCGTTGGTTTCGTGAGGGAAGCGATCATCTCGGCGATAGCGAGCCCTGCTTCCACATCACCGCCGACCGTATTTAAAATGATGAGCAAACCCTCAATCTTCGGATTTTGTTCAGCTGCAACCAATTGCGGAATCAAATGCTCATACTTTGTCGTCTTATTCTGCGGAGGCAGCACAAGATGACCTTCGATCTGGCCGATAATCGTTAAGCAATATATGTTGGACTCTCCTGGAGTTGGTACAGCCGTTTGACCAAGCTGCTGGATCATATCAGTTACATCGGGTTTATCCCCTGGCATCGGCTGTTGTACCTCTGGCTTTTCCCCTGGCTCCGTCTCCTGACGCACTGATACTTCACTATGTCTATGCATTATGCACCTTTCCTTCCGGCATTAGCCTGTAATCTAATCTTACGTCCATAAGGATTAGTATGCCGATATTCTTCCGGCCTCATTACAGTACTAAGCAGAAGAAGTGCCGTGATACAAAAAAAGCCCCCCTCCCACGGGGAACCGTCCAATATTACCTTTGGGAGAGAGGCGACTGTGTGCCTAGAATATTATTTTAATTAGCTGCATTCAAGCAGTATTACACTTCCATGATGATTGGCAAAATCATCGGTCTGCGACGTGTCTGTTCATATAGGAAACGTCCGAGCGCATCTTTGACACCAGTCTTAAGCGAAGCCCATTCATTTACGTTCTCGCTCATCAATTTCTCCAGCGTGCTGGATACGATTCGATTCGCTTCTTCTAAGAGCCCTTCGGATTCACGCACATAGACGAAGCCTCTGGATATAATATCCGGCCCAGAGACGATAGTGCCATCCTGCTTGCTCAGCGTGACAACAACGACCAGGATTCCGTCCTGTGACAG
The window above is part of the Paenibacillus lutimineralis genome. Proteins encoded here:
- the sleB gene encoding spore cortex-lytic enzyme encodes the protein MIKAKIWYAAGLVLLLFGIGFGIYHLIQTNDVKANQEVPKQAVPVFSEQVINYGAFGQDVYELQGRLAFLGFYYGKIDSKFGDKTRDSLKWFQSEFGLKVDGLAGPKTKLMLWKATKQWKPGMESNQETGKETAKTPAKAPEKAKTESEELSPSNAMGLSQNDLNIMANAVYGESRGEPFEGQVAVAAVILNRVKSPSFPNTVSGVIFQPGAFTAVADGQIWLTPNETAKKAVQQALNGWDPSGGCLYYFNPETATSKWIWTRPQVKTIGKHIFCM
- a CDS encoding ClpP family protease, encoding MHRHSEVSVRQETEPGEKPEVQQPMPGDKPDVTDMIQQLGQTAVPTPGESNIYCLTIIGQIEGHLVLPPQNKTTKYEHLIPQLVAAEQNPKIEGLLIILNTVGGDVEAGLAIAEMIASLTKPTVTVVIGGGHSIGVPIAVASNYSLIAESATMTIHPIRMTGLVIGVPQTFEYIEKMQERVVRFVTSHSNITDHTFKELMFKTGELNRDIGTSVGGNDAVKYGLIDGVGGIGEGLLQLNSLIDSRRKTAQGGPKQ
- the yfmF gene encoding EF-P 5-aminopentanol modification-associated protein YfmF, with amino-acid sequence MNKMIFERGSVGQIRIHVMPTTRFKTFAVSLYAGIPLARETVTATALTPFVLRRGTASYPETTQFREQLERLYGAGFGFDVYKRGSYQIVQFRMDTINDSFVQSEQLLLSQSFEFLGEVVTKPVTESNAFRSSYVASERENVRKKLEAIINDKMRYAAERCIEEMFRNDSYRLHPLGERSDLEQVTPESLYSAYQEWLKNTSLDLYVVGDTTLAEVEELVTRHFQLNRTASPGYKPEQVKLSNSEPRTVTEKLDVNQGKLNLGLRTDITYGDERYAAALLYNGILGSYPHSKLFVNVREKESLAYYAASRFDGHKGMIGIQSGIEIANYEKALDIIKAQLASLQVGEISEMEMTQTKAMIRNSLLEMQDSAFEMIAYDFNRILSGKDRPVEQLLSEVEQVQPADVVEAANTVRLDTIYFLTGQKEG
- a CDS encoding FtsK/SpoIIIE family DNA translocase, which encodes MAQKRKKKKKAVAIGNLLKYEIYGIILITLSIIALSGEAAVGRTLSKMSALLLGKFYFVIPLIGIYVGLAVMINRKWPSRWTTRRSGGLLAVLALALMSTLISMQQRLEPIVPLTFGNILSQIHIDLRTSLFQPTSVDMGFSMLNLNISGGYIGGIEFALLFSLFGMAGATLIMIVMLAISFMLITGLSYVDIVRLLRGRLGELSKQMGEKVRMLRPVPVKNRNRREAKPVTVSPSEDIEEDNAGYMLAEEEQQSPPKKKPVFFQLFGYKGSAATQTKAVNDNYINEDQQTEPLESESSQGINWNELKYEGQQNGDLATEDRGPIIRDFFDNIQRESRLQDEEEAMEGDFEAFDHGATWPEEEGSVPDPFAEENEVANLDEIDSSLEAEASSGEQETETDVPIAPPKPAPKPYKLPSFRLLSKPAGSGKAGDQADYMQTARKLEATLESFGVRARVLEVVRGPAVTRYEVQPDIGVKVSRIVNLTDDIALALAAKDIRMEAPIPGKSAIGIEVPNNEVSLVTMREVMETPTFMNSEARLTIAFGRDISGQTIVGNLAKMPHLLVAGATGSGKSVCINGIITSILYKAKPDEVKFMMVDPKMVELNVYNGIPHLLTPVVTDPRRASLALKKIVVEMEKRYELFSKSGARNIEGYNQMMQDNPEAVLPYIVVIVDELADLMMVAANDVEDAIARLAQMARAAGIHLIIATQRPSVDVITGVIKANIPSRIAFGVSSQVDSRTILDMAGAEKLLGRGDMLYMPMGASKPIRVQGAFMSDQEVETIVSYVRTQGQAEYDESLVPEIDEESTQPEEVLDELYDQAVQIVLEAKQASVSLLQRRMRVGYTRAARLIDSMEARGIVGPYEGSKPREVLLTMEQFKMNNNKISS
- a CDS encoding YlzJ-like family protein codes for the protein MTHYTIMPEEEYWAQPEVQEMYTELEMGGVLMQVRMEQGNRATIVRLLRCNLEDYLNPRLAPGQQIVYLPALFN